A window of Pedococcus badiiscoriae genomic DNA:
CGTGGCCATCCTCGACACCATGGCCTGAGGCGTCAGCACCCTTGTGAGACACGTGGGACGAGTGTGACAAGGGGCTGCCAGAACTGGCCCGATGGGACTACCGGAGTGGAATGACAAGCGTGTGATTCGCTCCGTATAGTTGCCCTGCACGCACACACGGCACACACCACGTCTGCGCACACCACGAAGGATTGGGTCGAGAGTTGAACGCCGCACACGAGCAGGATCACGTCAGCACCCCCACGGAGCTGAGTGACCGCGACCGCGAGATCATCGCCTTCGAACGGCAGTGGTGGAAGTACGCGGGCGCCAAGGAGCAGGCGATCCGTGAGCTGTTCGACATGAGCGCCACGCGGTACTACCAGGTGCTCAACGCCCTGATCGACTCCCAGCCCGCCCTCGAGGCCGACCCCATGCTGATCAAGAGGCTGCGCCGGTTGCGCGCCTCCCGTCAGCGGGCTCGTAGCGCCCGGCGGCTGGGCATCCAGCTCTGACCGAGCCCCCTGGTTCACCAACGCCCGTGCAGAAGCGACTGTACGGGCGTTGTTGCGTCCCGGGCCGTGCTTGACTGCCTTCGTGGGTGAGTTGCGAACCAGGCTGGCCGGACCCGACGACGCCCTCGTCGTCGCGGCGCTGACCCTCCAGTGCGCCCGGCACCGCGGTGGCCAGGTCGAGCCCGGCTTCCTCGACCGCCATGCACGGGCGTGGCTGGCGACCGGAAACGCCCACCCCGTCTGGGTCGCCGAGGCCGGGGACGAGCACGCCGGGTACCTCCAGGGTGCGGTCGTGGAGCCGTTGCCGTGGCCGGGACGCCCTGCGGGGGCCGGGGCCGACCTGCTGGTCGACACCTTCTTCGTGCGACCCGAGCACCGTGGGATCGGCGTCGGGGAGGCGCTGCTGAGGGCTGCCGCTCAGTGGGCGAGGGATGCGGGCTTCCGACAGGTCCTCATCTCCGCCGGCGAGCACACCACGACGATGGTCGAACGGGTCGGGTTCGTCCCCGATGCCCGCGCCTACCGGCTGGAGCTGTGATGGGTGCTGCCTTCCGGATCGGGTCGATCGTCGTCAACGTCAGTGACGTCCCCGGGGCCATGGCGTTCTGGTCGGCCGCGCTCGACTACGAGCCGCGCGATGAACCCGAGCATGACCCCGACCCCGAGCCCGACTGGGTGGTCCTGCGGCCGCGCGACGGGAACGGGCCCAACCTGTCGCTCAACCGCGGTGAGACCCAGCCGTCGCCGATCCCCCACCTCCACCTCGACCTCTACGCGCACAACCAGGCGGCCGAGGTCGAGCGCCTGGTCGGCCTGGGGGCTCGCCGGGCGGAGGACTGGCGCTACCCCGACGAGGACCGCGACTACGAGGTGCTGGAGGACCCGGACGGCAACCGGTTCTGCGTCATCGACGCGAGCGCCGAGCTGAGCACCGAGCCGGGCGCCGAGCCGGGCGCCGGCGCGAGCCCCGGATGATGCGCCCGGGACCGACCAACTCGTTGACCGACGTCGCCGGTCTGCGGGTCGGCCACGCCACCCGCCGCGACCAGGGGTGGCTGACCGGCTGCACCGTTGTCGTCGCCCCCGACGCGGGTGCAGTGGCCGGGGTCGACGTCAGGGGCGGTGCTCCCGGCACGCGCGAGACCGACCTGCTCGACCCGCGCAACCTCGTCGACCGGGTCAACGCCGTGGTCCTCACCGGCGGGAGCGCCTTCGGGCTCGCCGCCGCAGACGGCGTCGTCCAGCAGCTGTATGCCGCGGGGCTGGGTTGGCCCATGGGTGAGCCCGGTCAGGTGGTGCCCATCCTGCCGGCGGCGGTGCTCTTCGACCTCGGTCGGGGTGGGGAGTTCGCCAACGCCCCGACCGCGGCCGACGGCGCCGACGCCTACGCCAGTGCCTCGACGGATGCCGTGCTGCAGGGCTGCGCGGGC
This region includes:
- a CDS encoding VOC family protein translates to MGAAFRIGSIVVNVSDVPGAMAFWSAALDYEPRDEPEHDPDPEPDWVVLRPRDGNGPNLSLNRGETQPSPIPHLHLDLYAHNQAAEVERLVGLGARRAEDWRYPDEDRDYEVLEDPDGNRFCVIDASAELSTEPGAEPGAGASPG
- a CDS encoding DUF3263 domain-containing protein, translating into MNAAHEQDHVSTPTELSDRDREIIAFERQWWKYAGAKEQAIRELFDMSATRYYQVLNALIDSQPALEADPMLIKRLRRLRASRQRARSARRLGIQL
- a CDS encoding GNAT family N-acetyltransferase, encoding MGELRTRLAGPDDALVVAALTLQCARHRGGQVEPGFLDRHARAWLATGNAHPVWVAEAGDEHAGYLQGAVVEPLPWPGRPAGAGADLLVDTFFVRPEHRGIGVGEALLRAAAQWARDAGFRQVLISAGEHTTTMVERVGFVPDARAYRLEL